In Longimicrobium sp., a genomic segment contains:
- a CDS encoding sulfite oxidase-like oxidoreductase has translation MADRPFIARGFHGRRPQAHPERLPPGQYETRDFPVLSAGPTPRVSLAAWDFTIHGIDGGSVRWTWDELHALPRETPTVDIHCVTKWSRFDTTWEGVSVDTLLDAAAAQGVDGGAYVVAFCDGGYTTNLPAADVTGGRAWVVWGYGGGPLPPEHGGPARLLVPHLYFWKSAKWVRGLRLLARDEPGFWEELGYHERGDPWREQRYRGDP, from the coding sequence ATGGCCGACCGACCGTTCATCGCGCGCGGCTTTCACGGCCGCCGCCCGCAGGCACACCCCGAGCGGCTGCCGCCCGGCCAGTACGAGACGCGCGACTTCCCGGTGCTTTCCGCCGGACCGACGCCGCGCGTGAGCCTGGCGGCGTGGGACTTCACCATTCACGGCATCGATGGCGGCTCGGTGCGCTGGACGTGGGACGAGCTCCACGCCCTGCCGCGCGAGACGCCGACGGTGGACATCCACTGCGTCACGAAGTGGTCCAGGTTCGACACCACGTGGGAAGGCGTCTCCGTGGACACGCTGCTCGACGCCGCGGCGGCGCAGGGCGTGGATGGCGGCGCGTACGTGGTGGCGTTCTGCGACGGCGGCTACACGACCAACCTGCCGGCCGCCGACGTCACCGGCGGCAGGGCGTGGGTCGTCTGGGGCTACGGCGGCGGCCCCCTGCCGCCCGAGCACGGCGGGCCGGCGCGGCTGCTGGTGCCGCACCTCTATTTCTGGAAGAGCGCCAAGTGGGTGCGCGGCCTGCGGCTGCTGGCGCGCGACGAGCCGGGGTTCTGGGAGGAGCTCGGCTACCACGAGCGCGGCGACCCGTGGCGGGAGCAGCGCTACCGGGGCGACCCGTGA
- a CDS encoding VOC family protein: MSATEVHSHAAAVDASVATVDMKLEVVTVPVSDFGRAEEFYRRLGWRQDVTPPGSGVFQFTPPGSACSVQFGTNRTSAAPGSAQSMFLVVSDIQAAHDELVARGIEVSEVFHFGPDGPVGGPDPERGSYRSLATFSDPDGNRWLLQEITTRLPGRIDSAATTFGSASDLAGAMRRAEAAHGEHERRTGERDANWPDWYAAYMAAEQSGAELPS, encoded by the coding sequence ATGAGCGCCACGGAAGTCCACAGCCACGCCGCGGCCGTCGACGCGAGCGTCGCCACGGTCGACATGAAGCTCGAGGTGGTCACCGTCCCCGTCTCGGACTTCGGCCGGGCGGAGGAGTTCTACCGGCGTCTCGGGTGGCGGCAGGACGTCACGCCGCCCGGCTCGGGCGTGTTCCAGTTCACGCCGCCCGGCTCCGCGTGTTCGGTCCAGTTCGGCACCAACCGCACGTCCGCCGCGCCCGGATCCGCCCAGAGCATGTTCCTGGTCGTCTCCGACATCCAGGCCGCCCACGACGAGCTGGTGGCGCGCGGGATCGAGGTGAGCGAGGTCTTCCACTTCGGCCCGGACGGTCCGGTCGGCGGCCCGGATCCCGAGCGTGGCAGCTACCGCTCGCTCGCCACGTTCAGCGATCCGGACGGCAACCGCTGGCTGCTGCAGGAGATCACCACCCGCCTCCCCGGCCGGATCGACTCCGCGGCGACCACGTTCGGCTCGGCGAGCGACCTGGCGGGCGCGATGCGGCGCGCGGAGGCCGCCCACGGCGAGCACGAGAGGCGCACCGGAGAGAGAGACGCGAACTGGCCTGACTGGTACGCCGCCTACATGGCCGCGGAGCAGTCCGGCGCGGAGCTGCCGTCGTGA